The bacterium genome includes a region encoding these proteins:
- a CDS encoding prepilin-type N-terminal cleavage/methylation domain-containing protein, giving the protein MRRGFTLIELLVVIAIIAILAAVLYPVFLSAKDQAKLASCSANLKQLGNAYAMYVDEYNGWYPAAARNLATDEELIDPLHQVSSERVCTWDIAISKYVKNYSVFKCPSDTVKRPASTATREILPRTYVVNTQPRSQYNIVKSWKDHKAWWSAAEMKPRPSHYILLFEVAYTGAYNMYGSWSWAEGDSGTGVGTGTHKGGKVMNYLFFDGHVKNMNPKIARSDPHGLWGYLPGLGDDRDDH; this is encoded by the coding sequence ATGAGGAGAGGGTTTACATTAATCGAGTTATTAGTTGTGATTGCAATCATTGCAATCCTGGCCGCTGTTCTGTATCCTGTCTTTCTTAGCGCAAAAGATCAGGCGAAGCTTGCATCGTGCAGTGCGAATCTTAAGCAGCTAGGCAATGCATATGCAATGTATGTGGACGAATATAACGGCTGGTATCCCGCAGCAGCACGCAATCTGGCGACTGATGAGGAGTTGATTGACCCACTTCATCAGGTATCAAGTGAACGAGTTTGCACATGGGATATTGCGATCTCCAAGTATGTGAAGAACTACAGTGTCTTCAAGTGTCCTTCAGACACTGTCAAACGTCCCGCGAGCACGGCGACAAGAGAAATACTGCCGCGCACCTATGTGGTAAATACCCAGCCAAGGTCGCAATACAATATTGTTAAAAGTTGGAAAGATCACAAGGCTTGGTGGTCTGCAGCCGAGATGAAGCCCAGACCGTCGCATTACATTTTACTTTTTGAAGTGGCATATACTGGCGCGTATAATATGTATGGTTCCTGGAGTTGGGCTGAAGGCGATTCCGGGACTGGTGTCGGCACGGGCACACATAAGGGCGGCAAAGTGATGAACTATCTTTTCTTCGATGGCCATGTAAAAAATATGAATCCCAAAATCGCCCGAAGTGACCCACATGGGCTATGGGGCTACCTTCCCGGCCTGGGTGATGATAGGGATGACCACTAA
- a CDS encoding beta-galactosidase, whose translation MSKVLSCLVLLGLSCVSSPFAFSLSITSDSPGNIFVAGAPVGFTFNDPQGAVSYQLTDYFGKVVTSGTTTADINLSDMPAGWYELKCSDSASEVTTSIGVVLNRGKAALPEDGRICTDAAAAWLIDVGKYKDLARIMRLAGIPWARERFSWTGTEPEKGKFDWNKYQAVADAYASEGIRLYELWHDSPKWSHPASSSIFICPDDLRDVYDYARAASGHFSRQVEAWEIWNEPDIEFWSQLSDRYSGYLKAVYLGLKDGNPKAYVLQGSLLRGVSDFLRGLYDSGTTGYFDIFNWHNYHEPSTYIKTLNDHMDLLGQYCSTDRPIWLTECGIRLDGTEGPKKELLNRDDQHLQCQFIPRNAVMSLAAGTDKSFFFVLPSYLERGIQFGALHPDLTPYPSFVALSAAANILGQSTYKGEYKTGNHEIVAQVFSTRTGNVMVAWSDIKTQMSVPTDKKSILMANIFGQESHISTEKGELNVNVGPDAIYLIDIGKSIEKKLTGNPRPRGRLPKLNPSRVIVMGHSDLPVIKEEDVYKLTSRSAFDYSVEVYNFSEKKAAKGTVELVAPDGWGIENPVRHVTLEPMGRQVLIFQVKPGILSEGRFRIIAHGNFANEKVADCVSSFWFNLAAVKPVASKPLGWNNIPGQWIPLASQNCSLRIDDPKPGLLRINTKFDDDGAEQWAYPTLNFARPVDMSDFDGIAFDLNMLEDSYSSMIRLVLVEPDGTSYMGATKSLGKKHRVVLLFSDMKPFDAKVPDANGHLDLKTISKVKFGCTCGREYLAFEVSNFELVKFD comes from the coding sequence ATGTCAAAGGTACTATCTTGCCTCGTATTATTGGGTCTGTCTTGTGTATCATCTCCCTTCGCATTTTCTCTTTCCATCACATCCGACTCGCCCGGCAACATATTTGTGGCGGGTGCTCCCGTTGGGTTCACGTTTAATGATCCCCAAGGCGCGGTCAGCTATCAGCTAACCGACTATTTTGGCAAGGTTGTAACAAGCGGCACTACAACTGCTGATATAAACCTGTCGGATATGCCTGCGGGCTGGTATGAATTGAAATGCAGCGATTCGGCGTCAGAGGTAACGACCTCAATAGGTGTCGTGCTCAATAGGGGGAAAGCGGCTCTGCCGGAGGACGGAAGGATATGCACTGATGCGGCTGCGGCATGGCTGATAGATGTCGGCAAATACAAAGACTTGGCTCGGATTATGCGATTGGCAGGCATCCCATGGGCACGTGAAAGGTTCAGTTGGACAGGGACCGAGCCGGAAAAGGGCAAGTTCGACTGGAATAAATATCAAGCTGTTGCTGATGCCTACGCTTCCGAGGGAATTCGCCTATATGAATTGTGGCATGATTCACCGAAGTGGTCTCATCCTGCCAGCAGCAGCATTTTTATCTGTCCTGATGATCTTCGCGATGTCTACGACTATGCGCGTGCGGCTTCGGGCCACTTTTCGCGTCAGGTAGAGGCCTGGGAGATATGGAACGAGCCGGACATCGAGTTCTGGTCCCAGCTCAGTGACCGTTACTCAGGTTATCTAAAGGCTGTGTATCTGGGTCTGAAAGACGGCAATCCAAAGGCATATGTGCTGCAAGGCTCATTATTGCGGGGTGTAAGCGATTTCTTGCGTGGTCTGTATGATTCCGGCACAACCGGCTATTTTGATATATTCAACTGGCACAACTATCATGAGCCCTCAACTTACATTAAAACATTGAACGATCATATGGATCTCTTGGGTCAGTATTGTTCTACAGATCGTCCAATTTGGCTGACCGAGTGTGGAATCAGACTTGATGGCACCGAGGGACCAAAAAAAGAACTGCTCAACAGAGATGACCAGCATCTTCAGTGTCAGTTTATCCCTCGCAATGCAGTTATGTCACTTGCGGCAGGTACGGATAAGAGCTTCTTCTTTGTGCTGCCCTCTTATCTGGAGCGTGGTATTCAGTTCGGTGCTCTGCATCCTGATCTTACGCCATACCCGTCATTTGTTGCACTGTCTGCTGCGGCCAACATCCTCGGCCAGTCTACCTATAAAGGTGAATACAAGACAGGCAATCATGAAATAGTCGCGCAGGTGTTTTCGACACGCACGGGCAATGTGATGGTCGCATGGTCGGACATCAAGACCCAGATGAGCGTGCCGACAGACAAAAAGAGCATTCTGATGGCGAACATATTCGGTCAGGAAAGCCATATTTCGACAGAAAAGGGCGAGTTGAATGTAAATGTTGGTCCTGATGCCATATATCTTATCGACATTGGCAAGTCTATCGAGAAAAAGCTTACCGGCAATCCCCGTCCGCGAGGCAGGCTGCCCAAGCTAAACCCGTCGCGTGTAATTGTGATGGGTCATTCTGATCTGCCGGTAATCAAGGAGGAAGACGTCTATAAGCTTACCAGCCGAAGTGCATTTGATTATAGCGTCGAGGTCTACAATTTCAGCGAAAAAAAAGCAGCAAAAGGTACGGTCGAATTGGTCGCTCCGGATGGCTGGGGCATCGAGAACCCCGTACGCCATGTAACGCTCGAACCTATGGGGCGACAGGTACTCATCTTCCAGGTAAAGCCGGGCATACTTTCGGAGGGCAGGTTTAGAATCATTGCCCATGGCAATTTCGCAAATGAAAAGGTAGCCGACTGTGTCAGTTCGTTCTGGTTCAATCTAGCGGCTGTGAAACCTGTTGCCAGTAAGCCTCTGGGCTGGAACAATATTCCAGGCCAGTGGATTCCTCTTGCGTCCCAAAACTGCTCATTGAGGATTGACGACCCAAAGCCGGGATTGCTTCGCATAAACACGAAATTTGATGACGACGGAGCCGAGCAATGGGCCTATCCTACGCTCAATTTTGCCAGGCCAGTCGACATGTCCGATTTCGATGGCATAGCTTTTGATCTCAATATGCTCGAAGACAGCTATTCTTCAATGATCCGGCTGGTCTTGGTAGAGCCAGATGGCACGAGTTATATGGGTGCGACAAAGTCCCTTGGCAAAAAGCATCGTGTCGTCCTGCTTTTCAGTGATATGAAGCCGTTTGACGCTAAAGTGCCGGATGCGAACGGACACCTTGACTTGAAAACAATATCAAAAGTCAAATTCGGCTGCACATGTGGGCGTGAGTATCTGGCTTTTGAAGTATCAAATTTCGAACTCGTGAAATTCGATTAG